The proteins below are encoded in one region of Telopea speciosissima isolate NSW1024214 ecotype Mountain lineage chromosome 10, Tspe_v1, whole genome shotgun sequence:
- the LOC122641613 gene encoding F-box/kelch-repeat protein At2g44130-like, which produces MELIPGLPEEIGLECLTRLPYTAHQVAVQVCSRWRELLKSPAFYQLRKQTGNTHKVACLVQSLPAISDGRKPAGPPPYGIAVFDPLSRSWERLEAIPSYPDGLPLFCRISSVEGKLVLMGGWDPASWDPVKDVFVYDFTSRKWRKGKDMPSKRSFFAAGAVEGRVFVAGGHDESKNAMRSAWAYDVRRDEWEELCSMSEERDECEGVVVGNEFWVVSGYGTEHQGRFVRSAEVFELGLNRWRLVEEAWVADRCPRGCVDVGKDGKLICWADADAAVGAGACAVGLGERTLVAGSAHLDATQGVFLVENGGQNNKFQKIDIPDQFSGFIHSGCCVEI; this is translated from the coding sequence atggagTTGATTCCAGGTCTACCCGAAGAAATTGGTCTTGAGTGCTTGACTCGGTTGCCGTACACGGCGCACCAAGTCGCCGTCCAAGTTTGCAGTCGATGGCGAGAGCTGCTCAAAAGCCCGGCATTTTACCAGCtgaggaaacaaactgggaatACCCACAAGGTGGCTTGCTTGGTTCAGTCTCTCCCTGCCATCAGCGACGGGCGGAAACCGGCTGGGCCGCCACCTTACGGGATAGCCGTGTTCGACCCGCTAAGTCGGAGTTGGGAGCGATTGGAAGCTATTCCAAGTTACCCAGATGGGCTGCCGCTATTCTGTCGAATATCGAGCGTGGAGGGGAAACTCGTTCTTATGGGTGGATGGGACCCGGCGAGTTGGGACCCTGTGAAGGACGTATTCGTCTATGATTTCACATCTCGGAAATGGAGAAAAGGCAAAGACATGCCTTCGAAGCGATCTTTCTTTGCGGCAGGTGCGGTGGAAGGAAGGGTGTTTGTGGCGGGCGGCCATGACGAGAGCAAGAATGCGATGAGGTCGGCATGGGCGTACGATGTGAGACGAGACGAGTGGGAGGAGTTGTGTTCCATGAGCGAAGAACGAGACGAATGCGAAGGTGTGGTGGTGGGGAACGAGTTTTGGGTAGTGAGCGGGTATGGGACAGAGCATCAGGGGAGGTTTGTGAGGAGCGCAGAGGTTTTCGAACTCGGATTGAATCGGTGGCGCCTAGTGGAGGAGGCGTGGGTGGCGGATCGATGCCCCAGGGGGTGTGTTGATGTGGGCAAAGACGGGAAGTTGATTTGCTGGGCTGATGCGGATGCAGCAGTTGGAGCAGGGGCATGCGCAGTGGGACTGGGAGAGAGAACCCTTGTGGCCGGCTCGGCTCACCTTGATGCAACCCAAGGGGTCTTCTTGGTAGAGAATGGAGGGCAAAACAATAAATTTCAGAAGATTGATATACCCGATCAGTTTTCTGGATTTATTCACTCAGGTTGTTGTGTTGAGATTTAA